A window of the Streptomyces sp. Ag109_O5-10 genome harbors these coding sequences:
- a CDS encoding ATP/GTP-binding protein, with the protein MDFASSDGGRATTSAKIVVAGGFGVGKTTFVGAVSEINPLRTEAVMTSASAGIDDLTHTGDKTTTTVAMDFGRITLDQDLILYLFGTPGQDRFWFMWDDLVRGAIGAVVLVDTRRLADCFPAVDYFENSGLPFVIALNGFDGHQPYTPEEVREALQIGPDAPIITTDARHRADAKSALITLVEHALMARLR; encoded by the coding sequence GTGGACTTCGCAAGCTCTGACGGAGGGCGGGCCACCACCTCCGCGAAGATCGTGGTGGCGGGCGGCTTCGGCGTCGGCAAGACCACGTTCGTGGGAGCGGTCTCCGAGATCAACCCGCTGCGTACGGAGGCCGTGATGACGTCCGCCTCGGCGGGCATCGACGACCTGACGCACACCGGGGACAAGACCACCACCACGGTGGCCATGGACTTCGGCCGTATCACGCTCGACCAGGACCTGATCCTGTACCTCTTCGGCACGCCCGGTCAGGACCGTTTCTGGTTCATGTGGGACGACCTGGTGCGCGGTGCGATCGGCGCGGTGGTGCTCGTGGACACCCGGCGTCTGGCCGACTGCTTCCCGGCCGTGGACTACTTCGAGAACAGTGGTCTGCCGTTCGTCATAGCCCTCAACGGATTCGACGGGCATCAGCCCTACACACCCGAAGAGGTGCGCGAGGCCCTGCAGATCGGGCCGGACGCGCCGATCATCACGACCGACGCCCGGCACCGCGCCGACGCGAAGAGCGCGCTGATCACGCTGGTCGAGCACGCCCTCATGGCGCGCCTGCGCTAG
- a CDS encoding nitrate- and nitrite sensing domain-containing protein — MRRSKNGPEPSARGNFTPPPRAAAPTPVPAAEPPAAPAKSGGRFSPRNWRVPTRLNAILLIPVAVGLVMGGFQVKSSIDTWQDARDAENTARLVRAALTYADALYNERDVSTAPLLLNKDKATVTQARAATDKAADAFDAAAQNMPQKPGLERRLKLFREAEPQITNLRAASYTSKLPGVKTEEGYVAVAHPLMEFANELGLGTGNITSYGRTVYAISLTKAALSLERSIGMHLLVKPGPDAGNLASQRVALSSYAYLEGIAVEEYIGGGTEADAQKLTDLEKKIRTDGAALAQQAKAKDPNYVPPPTKDNAMVSALATLPDTNASTRQALASQGVSAENWWTVNTLKYDAYRTIESDMADKAVSEASDIADNAKTDAFITGAAVMVALLAAFILAGMVARQMSRSMRQLRNAAFGIAEQRLPMLVDQLSRTDPGRVDTRVAPIPITSTDEIGEVARAFDQVHREAVRLAAEQALLRGNINAIFTNLSRRNQSLIEGQLTLITDLENNEADPDQLENLFKLDHLATRMRRNGENLLVLAGEEPGRRWDQPVPLVDVLRAASSEVEQYERIELSGVPEAEIHGRAVTDLVHLLAELLENATTFSSPQTKVRVTATRLPDGRIMIEIHDKGIGLTAEDFADINHKLANPPTVDAAISQRMGLFVVGRLSDRHGIRVQLRPSGEQAGTTSLVMLPDAITHGGGGEQPLERDEFTVSQIIPEQQFQAENFNQPQLQPMRTAAELGFDDSRYIEVPDDIRDLDPVGRSLMREERRAALEAQAQPPQSAQVHQETTEIPAYADEFDTGRTDYDPNGTGFQEQPTGYDGQPAYQEQSQGTYDEQYYAPNGGLPQNDAFSSGAFSVNGGYPEPGYPEPAQEEPAAAQAAAAEAFPAFGEQPYQDDWPQQGGYQNGYPAQYAPQTESAQAGDVDERNHVGFDRPGTAPSNGHRLTDAGLPRRGSVGGGTGGPKGAGSVQQAPAAAPAQTAPAAPAPEPAGDDSWRSQNDERWQQASALRKPKAGGVTSSGLPRRVPKANLVEGAAASTPQGGPQVSRAPEDVRGRLSNLRRGVQRGRSAGSETNGQGFGPDSTYNQER; from the coding sequence GTGAGGCGAAGCAAGAACGGTCCCGAGCCGTCGGCACGGGGCAACTTCACCCCGCCGCCGCGCGCTGCGGCGCCCACCCCTGTGCCAGCCGCGGAACCACCGGCCGCACCCGCGAAGAGCGGCGGCCGTTTCTCCCCGCGGAACTGGCGAGTGCCGACCAGGCTGAACGCGATCCTGCTCATACCCGTGGCCGTCGGCCTGGTGATGGGCGGCTTCCAGGTGAAGAGTTCCATCGACACCTGGCAGGACGCCCGCGACGCGGAGAACACCGCGCGCCTGGTCCGTGCGGCCCTGACCTATGCCGACGCCCTCTACAACGAGCGTGACGTCAGCACGGCACCGCTGCTCCTGAACAAGGACAAGGCGACCGTCACCCAGGCCCGCGCCGCGACCGACAAGGCCGCCGACGCCTTCGACGCGGCCGCGCAGAACATGCCGCAGAAGCCGGGCCTGGAGCGCCGCCTGAAGCTGTTCCGCGAGGCAGAGCCGCAGATCACCAACCTGCGTGCCGCCTCGTACACCAGCAAGCTCCCCGGTGTGAAGACCGAAGAGGGGTACGTCGCGGTCGCCCACCCGCTGATGGAGTTCGCCAACGAGCTCGGTCTGGGCACCGGAAACATCACCTCCTACGGCCGTACCGTCTACGCCATCTCGCTCACCAAGGCCGCCCTGTCGCTGGAGCGGTCGATCGGCATGCACCTGCTGGTCAAGCCGGGCCCCGACGCCGGCAACCTGGCCAGCCAGCGGGTCGCCCTCTCCTCGTACGCCTACCTCGAGGGCATCGCCGTCGAGGAGTACATCGGCGGCGGCACCGAGGCGGACGCGCAGAAGCTGACCGACCTCGAGAAGAAGATCAGGACGGACGGCGCGGCACTGGCCCAGCAGGCCAAGGCCAAGGACCCGAACTACGTGCCCCCGCCGACCAAGGACAACGCGATGGTCAGCGCGCTGGCCACGCTGCCGGACACCAACGCGAGCACCCGCCAGGCGCTGGCCTCCCAGGGCGTCAGCGCCGAGAACTGGTGGACGGTCAACACCCTCAAGTACGACGCCTACCGCACGATCGAGTCGGACATGGCCGACAAGGCGGTGAGCGAGGCCTCCGACATCGCGGACAACGCGAAGACGGACGCCTTCATCACCGGTGCCGCGGTCATGGTCGCGCTGCTCGCCGCGTTCATCCTGGCCGGCATGGTGGCCCGCCAGATGTCCCGCTCGATGCGCCAGCTGCGCAACGCCGCCTTCGGCATCGCCGAGCAGCGTCTGCCGATGCTGGTCGACCAGCTCTCCCGCACCGACCCCGGCCGGGTCGACACCCGGGTGGCGCCGATCCCGATCACCTCGACCGACGAGATCGGCGAAGTCGCCCGCGCCTTCGACCAGGTCCACCGCGAGGCCGTGCGGCTCGCCGCCGAGCAGGCCCTGCTGCGGGGCAACATCAACGCGATCTTCACCAACCTCTCGCGCCGCAACCAGTCGCTGATCGAGGGCCAGCTGACCCTCATCACCGACCTGGAGAACAACGAGGCCGACCCGGACCAGCTGGAGAACCTCTTCAAGCTGGACCACCTCGCGACCCGTATGCGCCGTAACGGCGAGAACCTCCTGGTCCTCGCCGGCGAGGAGCCCGGCCGGCGCTGGGACCAGCCGGTCCCGCTGGTCGACGTCCTGCGCGCCGCCTCCTCCGAGGTGGAGCAGTACGAGCGCATCGAGCTCTCCGGCGTCCCGGAGGCCGAGATCCACGGCCGCGCGGTCACCGACCTCGTGCACCTGCTGGCCGAGCTGCTGGAGAACGCCACCACGTTCTCCTCGCCGCAGACCAAGGTCCGCGTCACGGCGACCCGGCTCCCCGACGGCCGCATCATGATCGAGATCCACGACAAGGGCATCGGCCTCACCGCCGAGGACTTCGCGGACATCAACCACAAGCTGGCCAACCCGCCGACCGTGGACGCCGCGATCTCCCAGCGCATGGGCCTGTTCGTGGTCGGCCGGCTCTCCGACCGGCACGGCATCCGGGTCCAGCTGCGCCCCTCCGGCGAGCAGGCCGGCACCACCTCGCTGGTCATGCTGCCGGACGCGATCACGCACGGCGGTGGCGGCGAACAGCCCCTGGAGCGCGACGAGTTCACGGTCTCGCAGATCATCCCGGAGCAGCAGTTCCAGGCCGAGAACTTCAACCAGCCGCAGCTCCAGCCGATGCGTACGGCGGCCGAGCTCGGCTTCGACGACAGCCGCTACATCGAGGTCCCCGACGACATTCGCGACCTCGATCCCGTGGGCCGCTCGCTGATGCGCGAGGAGCGCCGTGCGGCCCTGGAGGCCCAGGCGCAGCCTCCGCAGTCCGCACAGGTCCACCAGGAGACCACCGAGATCCCGGCGTACGCCGACGAGTTCGACACCGGCCGGACGGACTACGACCCGAACGGTACGGGCTTCCAGGAGCAGCCCACGGGCTACGACGGGCAGCCGGCGTACCAGGAGCAGTCGCAGGGCACGTACGACGAGCAGTACTACGCGCCGAACGGCGGCCTGCCGCAGAACGACGCGTTCTCCTCCGGCGCGTTCTCCGTCAACGGCGGCTACCCGGAGCCCGGTTACCCGGAGCCCGCCCAGGAGGAGCCCGCGGCCGCGCAGGCCGCCGCCGCGGAGGCGTTCCCGGCCTTCGGTGAGCAGCCCTACCAGGACGACTGGCCGCAGCAGGGCGGTTACCAGAACGGCTACCCGGCCCAGTACGCTCCGCAGACGGAGTCGGCGCAGGCCGGTGACGTGGACGAGCGGAACCACGTAGGCTTCGACCGTCCGGGAACGGCCCCTTCCAACGGCCACCGGCTGACCGACGCCGGACTGCCCCGCCGGGGCTCCGTCGGCGGCGGCACGGGCGGCCCGAAGGGCGCGGGTTCCGTGCAGCAGGCTCCGGCCGCGGCACCGGCGCAGACCGCACCGGCGGCCCCGGCTCCCGAACCGGCCGGCGACGACTCCTGGCGTTCGCAGAACGACGAGCGCTGGCAGCAGGCCTCGGCGCTGCGCAAGCCCAAGGCGGGCGGGGTCACCTCCTCCGGCCTGCCGAGGCGGGTGCCCAAGGCCAATCTGGTCGAGGGAGCCGCCGCGAGCACCCCCCAGGGAGGCCCACAGGTCTCCCGCGCCCCGGAGGACGTCCGGGGCAGGCTGAGCAACCTGCGTCGAGGTGTCCAGCGCGGACGCAGCGCAGGCAGTGAAACGAACGGTCAGGGCTTCGGTCCTGACAGCACCTACAACCAGGAGCGTTAG
- a CDS encoding roadblock/LC7 domain-containing protein, which produces MSQAAQNLNWLITNFVDNTPGVSHTVVVSADGLLLAMSEGFPRDRADQLAAVASGLTSLTAGASRIFEGGSVNQTVVEMERGFLFIMSISDGSSLAVLAHPEADIGLIGYEMALLVDRAGTVLTPDLRAELQGSLLN; this is translated from the coding sequence ATGAGCCAGGCGGCACAGAACCTGAACTGGTTGATCACCAACTTCGTGGACAACACCCCGGGGGTGTCCCACACGGTGGTGGTCTCCGCCGACGGACTCCTTCTGGCGATGTCCGAAGGCTTCCCCCGCGACCGCGCCGACCAGCTCGCGGCCGTCGCCTCCGGTCTGACGTCTCTGACGGCAGGCGCCTCCCGGATCTTCGAGGGCGGCAGCGTGAATCAGACGGTTGTGGAGATGGAGCGGGGGTTCCTGTTCATCATGTCCATTTCCGATGGTTCCTCGCTGGCCGTCCTGGCCCACCCGGAGGCCGACATCGGCCTGATTGGGTACGAGATGGCCCTTTTGGTGGACCGCGCGGGCACGGTTCTTACCCCGGATCTGCGTGCGGAACTCCAGGGAAGCCTTCTCAACTAA
- a CDS encoding DUF742 domain-containing protein, whose protein sequence is MATPPGGSHSGNWSYGPAQGQGDGSGNRYNFPSTPSHRQSYAPQGPGPSPYDQPPAPRIQPVQPQRRPEPAPASGSSNPLVRPYAMTGGRTRPRYQLAIEALVHTTAQPHQMQGQLPEHQRICNLCREIKSVAEVSALLTIPLGVARILVADLAEAGLVAIHQPGGDENAGGQPDVTLLERVLSGLRKL, encoded by the coding sequence GTGGCAACACCCCCAGGCGGTTCTCATAGCGGCAACTGGTCGTACGGGCCTGCGCAGGGCCAGGGCGACGGTTCCGGGAACCGGTACAACTTCCCCTCCACACCGAGCCACCGGCAGTCGTACGCCCCGCAGGGCCCCGGCCCCTCGCCGTACGACCAGCCGCCGGCGCCGCGCATCCAGCCGGTGCAGCCGCAGCGGCGCCCCGAGCCGGCGCCGGCCTCGGGGTCCAGCAACCCGCTGGTGCGTCCGTACGCCATGACCGGCGGCCGGACCCGCCCGCGGTACCAGCTCGCCATCGAGGCGCTGGTGCACACCACCGCGCAGCCGCACCAGATGCAGGGCCAGTTGCCCGAGCATCAGCGGATCTGCAACCTCTGCCGGGAGATCAAGTCGGTGGCCGAGGTCTCGGCCCTGCTGACGATCCCTCTCGGCGTGGCCAGGATCCTCGTCGCCGACTTGGCGGAGGCGGGCCTGGTCGCCATCCATCAGCCCGGCGGCGACGAGAACGCCGGTGGCCAGCCAGACGTGACACTGCTCGAAAGGGTGCTCAGTGGACTTCGCAAGCTCTAG
- a CDS encoding ATP/GTP-binding protein, which yields MDFASSSGGPSRSTTSAKIVVAGGFGVGKTTFVGAVSEINPLRTEAVMTSASAGIDDLTHTGDKTTTTVAMDFGRITLDQDLILYLFGTPGQDRFWFMWDDLVRGAIGAIVLVDTRRLADCFPAVDYFENSGLPFVIALNGFDGNQPYNPEEVREALQIGPDTPIITTDARHRADAKSALITLVEHALMARLR from the coding sequence GTGGACTTCGCAAGCTCTAGCGGCGGTCCTTCCCGCTCCACCACCTCCGCGAAGATCGTGGTGGCGGGCGGCTTCGGCGTGGGCAAGACCACGTTCGTCGGCGCCGTCTCGGAGATCAACCCGCTGCGCACAGAGGCCGTGATGACGTCCGCGTCTGCCGGCATCGACGACCTCACTCACACCGGGGACAAGACGACCACGACGGTCGCCATGGACTTCGGCCGCATCACCCTGGACCAGGACCTGATCCTGTACCTGTTCGGCACCCCCGGTCAGGACCGCTTCTGGTTCATGTGGGACGACCTGGTCCGCGGCGCGATCGGCGCCATCGTCCTCGTGGACACCCGCCGTCTCGCCGACTGCTTCCCCGCGGTCGACTACTTCGAGAACTCGGGTCTCCCCTTCGTCATCGCCCTCAACGGCTTCGACGGCAACCAGCCGTACAACCCCGAAGAGGTCCGCGAGGCGCTCCAGATCGGCCCTGACACCCCGATCATCACGACCGACGCACGGCATCGCGCCGACGCGAAGTCGGCGCTGATCACGCTGGTCGAGCACGCCCTCATGGCGCGGCTGCGGTAG
- a CDS encoding acyl-CoA carboxylase subunit epsilon — MNVPDIRVEKGNADPEEVAAITAVLLARAAARSTDDTEQTHRGRAKAGWRRLERENGFRAPHSWHG, encoded by the coding sequence ATGAACGTGCCTGACATCCGCGTCGAGAAGGGCAACGCCGACCCGGAGGAAGTCGCCGCCATAACGGCGGTCCTCCTGGCCCGCGCGGCCGCCCGGTCGACCGACGACACCGAGCAGACCCACCGCGGCCGCGCCAAGGCAGGCTGGCGCCGCCTGGAGCGCGAGAACGGCTTCCGGGCCCCGCACAGCTGGCACGGCTAG
- a CDS encoding acyl-CoA carboxylase subunit beta, with amino-acid sequence MTVLEETTGEPTGEPTDARGRVAELHEIRAVAVAGPGEKATEAQHAKGKLTARERIELLLDPGSFQEVEQLRRHRAVGFGLEAKKPYTDGVITGWGTVEGRTVFVYAHDFRIFGGALGEAHATKIHKIMDMAIAAGAPLVSLNDGAGARIQEGVSALAGYGGIFQRNTKASGVIPQISVMLGPCAGGAAYSPALTDFVFMVRETSQMFITGPDVVKAVTGEEITQNGLGGADVHAETSGVCHFAYDDEETCIAEVRYLLSLLPQNNRENPPRVESSDPVDRRSDVLLDLVPADGNRPYDMAKVIEEIVDDGEYLEVHERWARNIICALARIDGQVVGIIANQPQVLAGVLDIEASEKAARFVQMCDAFNVPIVTFLDVPGFLPGVDQEHGGIIRHGAKLLYAYCNATVPRISLILRKAYGGAYIVMDSQSIGADLTYAWPTNEIAVMGAEGAANVIFRRQIASAEDPEAMRARMVKEYKSELMHPYYAAERGLVDDVIDPAETREVLAKSLAMLHTKHADLPSRKHGNPPQ; translated from the coding sequence ATGACCGTTTTGGAAGAGACGACGGGTGAACCCACCGGTGAGCCGACGGACGCGCGCGGGCGGGTCGCGGAGCTGCACGAGATCCGTGCGGTGGCCGTGGCGGGCCCCGGCGAGAAGGCGACCGAGGCGCAGCACGCCAAGGGCAAGCTGACGGCCCGGGAGCGCATCGAGCTGCTCCTGGACCCGGGTTCCTTCCAGGAGGTCGAGCAGCTGCGCCGGCACCGCGCGGTCGGCTTCGGCCTGGAGGCCAAGAAGCCGTACACCGACGGTGTCATCACCGGCTGGGGCACGGTCGAGGGCCGTACGGTCTTCGTCTACGCGCACGACTTCCGGATCTTCGGCGGCGCGCTGGGCGAGGCGCACGCCACCAAGATCCACAAGATCATGGACATGGCCATCGCGGCCGGCGCCCCGCTGGTGTCGCTGAACGACGGCGCCGGCGCCCGGATCCAGGAAGGTGTCTCCGCCCTGGCCGGCTACGGCGGCATCTTCCAGCGCAACACCAAGGCGAGCGGTGTCATCCCGCAGATCTCCGTGATGCTCGGCCCCTGCGCCGGCGGCGCGGCCTACTCGCCCGCCCTCACCGACTTCGTCTTCATGGTCCGCGAGACCTCGCAGATGTTCATCACCGGACCGGACGTCGTCAAGGCGGTCACCGGCGAGGAGATCACCCAGAACGGCCTCGGCGGCGCCGACGTCCACGCGGAGACCTCCGGCGTCTGCCACTTCGCCTACGACGACGAGGAGACCTGCATCGCGGAGGTCCGCTACCTCCTCTCGCTCCTCCCGCAGAACAACCGCGAGAACCCGCCGCGCGTCGAGTCCTCGGACCCCGTCGACCGCCGCAGCGACGTCCTCCTCGACCTGGTCCCGGCCGACGGCAACCGGCCGTACGACATGGCCAAGGTGATCGAGGAGATCGTCGACGACGGCGAGTACCTGGAGGTCCACGAGCGCTGGGCGCGGAACATCATCTGCGCGCTGGCCCGGATCGACGGCCAGGTGGTCGGCATCATCGCCAACCAACCGCAGGTCCTCGCGGGCGTCCTGGACATCGAGGCGAGTGAAAAAGCTGCGCGCTTTGTCCAGATGTGTGACGCTTTCAATGTTCCGATCGTCACCTTCCTGGACGTACCGGGCTTCCTCCCCGGTGTCGACCAGGAGCACGGCGGGATCATCCGCCACGGCGCGAAGCTCCTCTACGCCTACTGCAACGCGACCGTGCCCCGGATCTCCCTGATCCTGCGCAAGGCGTACGGAGGTGCCTACATCGTCATGGACTCCCAGTCGATCGGTGCCGACCTGACCTACGCCTGGCCGACGAACGAGATCGCGGTCATGGGCGCCGAGGGTGCCGCCAACGTGATCTTCCGCCGGCAGATCGCGTCCGCCGAGGACCCCGAGGCCATGCGGGCCCGCATGGTCAAGGAGTACAAGTCCGAGCTGATGCACCCCTACTACGCGGCCGAGCGCGGCCTGGTCGACGACGTCATCGACCCGGCCGAGACCCGCGAGGTGCTCGCCAAGTCGCTGGCGATGCTGCACACCAAGCACGCCGACCTGCCGTCCCGTAAGCACGGCAACCCCCCGCAGTAA
- a CDS encoding YceI family protein has translation MGIFSRKNDETTAAGTTADTAALTGDYTIDPAHSTLGFVARHAMVTNVKGSFQEFEGTLHLDGTEPSKSTASLDIKMDSITTGSPDRDGHLKSADFFKIDEFPTMTFRSTKAEALGGEDYRITGDLTILGVTRPVTIDLEFNGAAKDPFGNERVGFEGKAEIKRSDWGVTWNAALETGGVLVSDKIKLNFDISAIKSA, from the coding sequence ATGGGCATCTTCAGCCGCAAGAACGACGAGACCACCGCCGCCGGCACGACCGCGGACACGGCCGCGCTGACCGGCGACTACACGATCGACCCGGCGCACAGCACGCTCGGCTTCGTGGCCCGCCACGCGATGGTCACCAACGTCAAGGGCAGCTTCCAGGAGTTCGAGGGCACCCTGCACCTGGACGGCACCGAGCCGTCCAAGTCCACGGCCTCCCTCGACATCAAGATGGACAGCATCACCACCGGCAGCCCGGACCGCGACGGTCACCTGAAGTCGGCCGACTTCTTCAAGATCGACGAGTTCCCGACGATGACCTTCCGCTCCACCAAGGCGGAGGCCCTCGGCGGCGAGGACTACCGCATCACCGGCGACCTCACGATCCTCGGTGTCACCCGGCCGGTCACCATCGACCTGGAGTTCAACGGCGCCGCCAAGGACCCGTTCGGCAACGAGCGCGTCGGCTTCGAGGGCAAGGCCGAGATCAAGCGCTCCGACTGGGGCGTCACCTGGAACGCGGCGCTGGAGACCGGTGGCGTCCTCGTCTCCGACAAGATCAAGCTGAACTTCGACATCTCGGCGATCAAGAGCGCGTGA
- a CDS encoding DUF397 domain-containing protein produces the protein MSTALQWFESGCSGSEGGDCVEVAPTAAPVHVRGSKAPDGPMPTVSPSTWSEFLDRVTRD, from the coding sequence ATGAGCACCGCACTCCAGTGGTTCGAGTCCGGCTGCAGTGGCAGCGAAGGCGGCGACTGCGTCGAGGTCGCGCCCACGGCCGCCCCCGTCCACGTCCGCGGCTCCAAGGCGCCCGACGGGCCGATGCCCACCGTCTCCCCCTCCACCTGGAGTGAGTTCCTTGACCGCGTCACCCGCGACTGA
- a CDS encoding MarR family winged helix-turn-helix transcriptional regulator, translated as MEYSHTDAELLQQPVGYWSWAAYKSVVDRIRASLSEIGTTQPQWWVLAQVSRADRVRTRDEVSRLLRNYLGSGPEIMESEIDTTVSRGWITEDAEGRLSLTADGRAFYARAAAVQDELRAERHAGVSDEEYLITLKVLQRFIHNTGGQAWHH; from the coding sequence ATGGAGTACTCGCACACCGACGCCGAACTGCTCCAGCAGCCCGTCGGATACTGGAGTTGGGCCGCCTACAAGTCCGTCGTCGACCGCATCCGCGCCTCCCTCTCCGAGATCGGCACCACCCAGCCGCAGTGGTGGGTCCTCGCTCAGGTCTCACGTGCCGACCGGGTCAGGACCCGCGACGAGGTGTCCCGTCTCCTGCGGAACTATCTGGGCTCCGGACCCGAGATCATGGAGTCCGAGATCGACACGACCGTCTCCCGGGGATGGATCACCGAGGACGCCGAGGGCCGCCTGAGCCTGACGGCCGACGGCAGGGCGTTCTACGCCAGGGCCGCGGCCGTCCAGGACGAGCTGCGAGCGGAACGGCATGCGGGCGTCTCCGACGAGGAGTACCTCATCACTCTCAAGGTGCTGCAACGCTTCATCCACAACACAGGCGGCCAGGCCTGGCACCACTAG
- a CDS encoding FUSC family protein: MTAKLIRNAYEAGLTMTAVLLSWGAALALEGMAGLHTDVLVLAVALTLTLASTQRTADTRRRLTALVLLPVTAAASIFVGRLLASHYAAGAAVYTAGMALAIWIRRFGPAATKAGTLLALPLVALLVVPGPALPAQAQSGLVTWGWSALIGAMACGSVWLVQSLGDRFAPWPPAPAPAMSSRRSRLHPRPSTRMALQMAAGIAAAFTLGHLLFDDHWPWVVLTAYVAASGNRGRTDVLRKGIERLAGACAGTLLATGVAAAGITGHTAVALMFTTLTIALWLRPLSYAYWAAGMTCALSLLLGYFGQHAGYLLPTRLEGIAVGAVLSVASAWWLLPVPKRREPAAARPAWT, encoded by the coding sequence GTGACCGCCAAACTCATACGCAACGCGTACGAAGCCGGGCTGACGATGACGGCCGTTCTGCTCTCCTGGGGGGCCGCGTTGGCCCTGGAGGGGATGGCCGGGCTGCACACCGACGTGCTGGTCCTCGCGGTCGCCCTCACCCTGACCCTCGCCTCGACCCAGCGCACCGCGGACACCCGCCGAAGGCTGACGGCACTCGTGCTGCTGCCCGTGACCGCCGCCGCCTCGATCTTCGTCGGCCGTCTGCTCGCCTCCCACTACGCGGCGGGCGCGGCCGTCTACACGGCCGGGATGGCACTGGCCATCTGGATCCGCCGCTTCGGGCCGGCCGCCACCAAGGCGGGCACGCTGCTCGCCCTCCCCCTGGTGGCCCTGCTCGTGGTCCCCGGTCCCGCGCTGCCGGCACAGGCCCAGAGCGGGCTTGTGACCTGGGGCTGGTCGGCGCTGATCGGGGCGATGGCGTGCGGCTCGGTCTGGCTGGTGCAGTCCCTCGGTGACCGTTTCGCCCCCTGGCCCCCGGCCCCCGCGCCCGCCATGTCCTCGCGCCGGTCCCGCCTCCACCCCCGCCCCAGCACCCGCATGGCACTCCAGATGGCCGCCGGGATCGCCGCGGCCTTCACGCTCGGCCACCTGCTCTTCGACGACCACTGGCCCTGGGTCGTCCTGACCGCCTATGTCGCCGCGAGCGGCAACCGCGGCCGAACGGACGTACTGCGCAAGGGAATCGAGCGGCTGGCCGGCGCCTGTGCGGGCACCCTCCTGGCGACGGGCGTGGCGGCCGCAGGCATCACCGGTCACACCGCCGTGGCCCTGATGTTCACCACCCTCACCATCGCCCTCTGGCTGCGTCCCCTCAGCTACGCCTACTGGGCCGCCGGCATGACCTGCGCCCTCTCCCTCCTCCTCGGCTACTTCGGCCAGCACGCGGGCTACCTGCTGCCGACCCGCCTGGAGGGCATCGCGGTGGGCGCGGTCCTCTCGGTGGCGTCGGCGTGGTGGCTGCTACCGGTACCAAAACGCCGCGAGCCCGCCGCGGCACGGCCGGCGTGGACCTAG
- a CDS encoding MarR family winged helix-turn-helix transcriptional regulator, protein MEHLADAARIRRAVLRFNRRLRQERGDGSLSPNQLSVLGHLYRHGTATPGEVAAAERQRPQSLTRVFAELEAEGLIGRAPDPSDRRQSVLSLSEDGRRALEDDMAQRDAWLAGALGALSETERGVLLLAAGVLERLRDVQ, encoded by the coding sequence ATGGAGCATCTTGCCGACGCCGCCCGTATCCGTCGTGCCGTGCTGCGGTTCAACCGCCGGCTGCGGCAGGAGCGTGGGGACGGGAGCCTCAGTCCCAATCAGCTGTCGGTGCTCGGCCACCTGTACCGGCACGGAACGGCCACGCCCGGCGAGGTCGCGGCGGCCGAGCGGCAGCGGCCGCAGTCGCTGACCCGGGTCTTCGCGGAACTGGAGGCGGAGGGGCTGATCGGGCGGGCGCCGGACCCCTCGGACCGGCGGCAGTCCGTGCTGAGCCTCAGCGAGGACGGGCGGCGGGCGCTGGAGGACGACATGGCACAGCGGGACGCGTGGCTGGCCGGGGCGCTCGGGGCGTTGAGCGAGACCGAGCGCGGAGTCCTGCTGCTGGCGGCCGGCGTGCTGGAGCGGCTGCGGGACGTTCAGTAA